ACCGCGGATTCGGCATAACGACCCAGACCCAGCCGGTGCTGCTGTACACATTCATCGCCCTGGCCAACGGCATCTATTTGTCCGGCCATAATGTTTTTCGGGGATTGCCCAAAGGTGCGGTTTACGGAAACTTCTTCCGCAGCATCCTGTCGATTCCCGTGGCCGTGGCACTGAATGCCGGCATTGGCGGCATCCTGGCCATGTCCGGCACGGCGGGCATCAATGCTATCCTGCAAAAGTGGGCCGCGATTATCTCCAAGGCCGCGTCGGATTTTGTTGCCGGTTTCATCGAGGGGACGGCCGATCGGCACAAAAACATCCGGATGCGCTTTCGTGAGCACCAGAACAAGTTCCGAGAGCTCTTGGACATTTACGCCCAACTGGAATTGCTCTATCCGGACGTGCAGACTTTCAAAATTCTTGAGTATTCATCCAACTCCAGGCGCAAAGCAAATGCAGAGGCCCGCGATCTGGAAAAAATCATTATGATTCACGCCCTGGATATGCTGTACTTCTGGATGTATCAGCCTCGTTCCCGCAGTGCTCTGCAGCGATTCTTACACACGCTTTCCGAAGATGAGCGCCACATTCTGGTAAGTTCCCAGTTCACCCTGCAGCGACACCGTGAAATCAGTCAGATGTTTATCGACGGTATTCTGGGAAGCAGCTTTCCCCGTCCCCTGTCGTTTTACCTCTCGCGCCATGAAGAGTACCTTGAGGATATTAAGCGCCTGGTACTCAGTGAAGAGGTCGACAAGGCGTATATCGAAAATGGGCTCGGAGACCCTGTCGATCCGGAGGTCCCACCGCTGGTTGCGGCCGCTGAGGCACTTGGGGCAAGCGCTGAATTGTCCCATCCGCTTGAGGTCGCCTGCGTGCACGCTGAGCGTGACAATGACGTGGTGCCCCGCCGTTGGACCGGTACCGAGGCAGATCGTATGGTGTCCAAGAAATAGCTTTAGAAAAATGTTATGGCGTGAGATCCGGATCCGCTAAACATTTGAAGACGATTTTTTGCCGGATAACTGCAGATTAGGGAGGCCCGGTTTTTAAAAAATGAAAACAAGTGAAAGAAACATCCTTACAATTGCAGTCGCACCTGTGTCGGCCCTGGGAAGACAGACCATCTTTCTGATCCGGGAGTCGGGAAGAATTGCGATTTTTTTTGTTAAAAGCCTTCTACTGCTTTTCTCGTTTCCGATACAGATATTCAAAACGATTGAACAGGTTTACTTTATCGGTATGAAATCCGTTGTGGTCATCTGCCTGACCGGCGCATTTACCGGAATGGTTCTGGGTCTTCAGGGGTATTACACCCTGGTGAAGTTCGGCGCCGAGGGGATGCTGGGGGCGGCGGTGGCATTATCCCTGATACGGGAACTGGGCCCTGTGCTCAGCGCCATCATGATCATCGGCCGGGCCGGCTCGGCCATGGCGGCGGAAATCGGGATTATGCGGATTTCAGAGCAGATCGACGCCCTGGAAACCATGGATATCAAC
This is a stretch of genomic DNA from Candidatus Desulfatibia profunda. It encodes these proteins:
- a CDS encoding ABC transporter permease, whose product is MKTSERNILTIAVAPVSALGRQTIFLIRESGRIAIFFVKSLLLLFSFPIQIFKTIEQVYFIGMKSVVVICLTGAFTGMVLGLQGYYTLVKFGAEGMLGAAVALSLIRELGPVLSAIMIIGRAGSAMAAEIGIMRISEQIDALETMDINPIRFLISPRLAAALISFPLLTALFDVIGIFGGYLSGSVLLGIDSAIYFSKAQSSVLMKDITGGFYKSLAFAIVVVTICCFQGYFTHTRAEGFGAKGVSLSTTSAVVISCVLVLVVDYVITSFLI